A genomic stretch from Malus domestica chromosome 15, GDT2T_hap1 includes:
- the LOC114822976 gene encoding protein translocase subunit SECA2, chloroplastic isoform X2 has translation MAALPSLQNPYFLSLKPLSQLSTSVLPDQARFFSSFSTFSSFSTFSSFSTFSRPPRRRLRLTSKPIAASIKENLGLIRKTWSDVTSLNNWVVRDYYRLVKSVNALEPQVQSLSDDQLTAKTAEFRQRLGKGETLADIQAEAFAVVREAAKRKLGMRHFDVQIIGGAVLHDGSIAEMKTGEGKTLVSTLAAYLNALTGEGVHVVTVNDYLAQRDADWMGRVHRFLGLTVGLVQRGMTAEERRSNYSCDITYTNNSELGFDYLRDNLAGNSGQLVMKWPKPFHFAIVDEVDSVLIDEGRNPLLISGEASKDAARYPVAAKVADLLVRGIHYNVELKDNSAELTEEGIALAEMALETNDLWDENDPWARFVMNALKAKEFYRQGVQYIVRNGKALIINELTGRVEEKRRWSEGIHQAVEAKEGLKIQADSVVVAQITYQSLFKLYPKLSGMTGTAKTEEKEFLKMFQVPVIEMPTNLPNIRNDLPIQAFATAQGKWEYVRQEVEYMFRQGRPVLVGTTSVENSEYLSDLLREQNIPHNILNARPKYAAREAEIVAQAGRKYAITISTNMAGRGTDIILGGNPKMLAKEIIEDSLISFLTREAPNVDVDGEAISQKVLSKIKVGPSSLAFLAKTALMAKYVCKNEGKSWTYKEAKSMISESVEMSQSKDLKDLETLVDEQSEMYPLGPTIALAYLSLLKDCEVHCFKEGSEVKNLGGLHVIGTSLHESRRIDNQLRGRAGRQGDPGSTRFMVSLQDEMFQKFNFDTEWAVRLISKITNDEDMPIEGGAIVKQLLALQVNAEKYFFGIRKSLVEFDEVLEVQRKHVYELRQSILTGDDESCSQNIYQYMQAVVDEIVFGNVDALKHPRNWNLGKLLKEFMTISGKLLDGITEEVLLKSLADSHELNSRNIHDVHLPNLPRPPNAFRGIRKKSSSLKRWLAICSDDMTKNGRYHATTSLLRKYLGDLLIASYLDVIQESGYDDGHVKEVERAVIVKTLDCFWRDHLVNMNRLSSAVNVRSFGHRNPLEEYKIDGCRFFISMLSATRRLTVESLVQYWSSSMESQEIFVS, from the exons ATGGCTGCCCTGCCTTCTCTCCAAAACCCCTATTTCCTATCCCTTAAACCTCTCTCACAACTCTCCACCTCCGTCCTCCCCGACCAAGCCCGCTTCTTTTCTTCGTTTTCTACCTTCTCTTCGTTTTCTACCTTCTCTTCGTTTTCTACCTTCTCTCGGCCTCCACGACGTCGTCTCAGGCTCACAAGCAAACCCATTGCTGCCTCTATTAAG GAAAACTTGGGTCTTATAAGGAAAACTTGGAGTGATGTAACTAGTTTGAACAACTGGGTTGTTCGGGACTACTACCGCCTTGTGAAGTCTGTAAATGCGCTCGAGCCTCAAGTACAGAGTCTCTCTGATGACCAG CTTACTGCTAAAACTGCAGAGTTCCGGCAAAGGCTGGGAAAGGGGGAGACACTTGCTGATATCCAAGCTG AGGCTTTTGCTGTTGTTCGTGAAGCTGCAAAAAGGAAGCTTGGTATGCGTCATTTCGATGTGCAG ATTATTGGTGGGGCGGTGCTTCATGATGGGTCCATTGCAGAAATGAAAACAGGAGAGGGAAAAACGTTGGTTTCCACCTTGGCGGCATATCTTAATGCCCTGACAGGTGAAGGCGTTCATG TGGTAACCGTAAACGATTACCTTGCACAACGAGATGCTGACTGGATGGGTCGTGTTCATCGCTTCTTAGGCCTTACTGTGGGTCTTGTTCAG AGGGGGATGACAGCTGAAGAGAGGAGGTCCAACTATAGCTGTGACATAACATACACTAATAACTCA GAACTTGGTTTTGACTATCTACGAGATAACCTTGCTGGAAACAGTGGACAGCTTGTTATGAAATG GCCAAAGCCATTTCATTTTGcaatagttgatgaagttgacTCAGTTCTTATTGACGAAGGACGAAATCCATTGCTAATTAGTGGGGAG GCTAGTAAAGATGCTGCACGCTATCCTGTGGCTGCTAAAGTGGCAGATTTGCTTGTGCGAGGAATT CATTACAATGTAGAACTTAAAGATAATTCAGCTGAGTTGACTGAAGAAGGAATAGCTCTTGCTGAGATGGCCCTTGAAACAAATGACTTGTGGGATGAAAATGATCCTTGGGCTAG ATTTGTGATGAATGCGTTGAAGGCTAAAGAGTTCTATCGTCAAGGTGTGCAATACATTGTCAGAAATGGGAAGGCTCTCATAATAAATGAG CTGACTGGCAGAGTTGAGGAGAAGAGAAGGTGGTCTGAGGGGATTCATCAGGCTGTGGAAGCTAAAGAAGGCTTGAAGATTCAG GCTGATTCGGTTGTTGTGGCACAAATCACTTATCAATCTTTATTCAAGCTCTACCCAAAACTGTCAGGAATGACTGGAACTGCAAAAACAGAA GAGAAAGAGTTCTTGAAGATGTTTCAAGTGCCAGTCATTGAAATGCCAACAAATCTTCCAAACATTCGTAATGATTTACCAATTCAAGCTTTTGCG ACTGCTCAAGGAAAGTGGGAATATGTTCGACAAGAAGTGGAGTACATGTTCAGACAGGGGCGACCTGTTTTGGTTGGAACTACCAG TGTTGAGAATTCCGAGTACTTGTCTGATCTGCTGAGGGAACAGAATATCCCCCACAATATTCTAAATGCACGGCCTAAG TATGCTGCAAGGGAGGCTGAAATTGTTGCCCAAGCAGGAAGAAAATATGCCATTACCATTTCTACCAATATGGCTGGCAGAGGCACTGACATAATTCTAGGAGGAAATCCAAAA ATGCTTGCAAAAGAGATCATAGAAGACAGTTTAATTTCGTTTCTGACACGAGAAGCTCCAAATGTTGATGTTGATGGAGAGGCAATTTCACAAAAG GTATTGTCCAAGATAAAGGTCGGTCCATCATCATTAGCTTTTCTTGCTAAGACAGCACTAATGG CCAAGTATGTTTGCAAAAATGAAGGCAAGAGCTGGACATATAAGGAGGCAAAATCTATGATATCAGAGTCAGTGGAAATGAGTCAGTCAAAAGATTTGAAAGATTTAGAGACGCTTGTTGATGAACAGTCAGAGATGTACCCTCTTGGCCCTACAATTGCACTTGCTTATCTATCTCTTCTGAAGGATTGCGAGGTACACTGTTTCAAAGAAGGGTCTGAAGTAAAAAATCTTGGGGGTCTTCATGTGATAGGAACATCTTTGCATGAGTCACGGAGAATAGATAACCAG CTTCGTGGAAGAGCTGGAAGGCAAGGTGATCCTGGATCGACACGATTTATGGTGAG CTTGCAGGATGAGATGTTTCAAAAGTTTAATTTTGACACTGAGTGGGCTGTGAGACTTATTTCCAAAATTACAAATGATGAGGATATGCCAATTGAAGGTGGTGCAATTGTTAAACAG CTACTGGCCCTGCAAGTTAATGCAGAGAAGTACTTCTTTGGCATAAGGAAGAGCCTTGTTGAGTTTGATGAAGTATTAGAG GTGCAGAGAAAGCATGTCTATGAACTTAGACAGTCCATTTTAACGGGTGATGATGAAAGTTGTTCCCAGAACATTTACCA GTACATGCAGGCAGTGGTAGATGAAATTGTCTTTGGAAACGTTGATGCACTGAAG CATCCAAGAAATTGGAATTTGGGGAAGCTTTTGAAGGAGTTTATgacaatttctgggaaactaCTGGATG GCATTACAGAGGAAGTTTTACTAAAATCTCTAGCAGACTCACATGAACTAAACTCTAGAAATATTCATGACGTTCACCTTCCAAACTTGCCAAGACCTCCAAATGCCTTCAGAGGAATCCGCAAGAAGAGCTCTTCATTGAAACGCTGGCTTGCTATATGCTCTGATGATATGACTAA GAATGGACGGTACCATGCTACTACTAGCCTCCTCCGCAAATACCTTGGAGATCTTTTAATTGCTTCATACTTGGATGTTATTCAAGAATCTGGTTATGATGATGGACATGTGAAGGAAGTGGAA AGAGCAGTTATTGTGAAAACCCTTGATTGTTTCTGGAGGGATCATCTCGTAAACATGAACAGGCTTAGCTCAGCG GTAAACGTAAGGAGTTTCGGGCACAGGAATCCTCTTGAAGAATACAAAATTGATGGTTGTCGATTTTTCATATCTATGCTTAGTGCAACACGAAGGTTGACTGTAGAATCTCTTGTGCAATATTGGTCATCCTCAATGGAGTCCCAAGAAATTTTTGTATCATAA
- the LOC114822976 gene encoding protein translocase subunit SECA2, chloroplastic isoform X1 translates to MAALPSLQNPYFLSLKPLSQLSTSVLPDQARFFSSFSTFSSFSTFSSFSTFSRPPRRRLRLTSKPIAASIKENLGLIRKTWSDVTSLNNWVVRDYYRLVKSVNALEPQVQSLSDDQLTAKTAEFRQRLGKGETLADIQAEAFAVVREAAKRKLGMRHFDVQIIGGAVLHDGSIAEMKTGEGKTLVSTLAAYLNALTGEGVHVVTVNDYLAQRDADWMGRVHRFLGLTVGLVQRGMTAEERRSNYSCDITYTNNSELGFDYLRDNLAGNSGQLVMKWPKPFHFAIVDEVDSVLIDEGRNPLLISGEASKDAARYPVAAKVADLLVRGIHYNVELKDNSAELTEEGIALAEMALETNDLWDENDPWARFVMNALKAKEFYRQGVQYIVRNGKALIINELTGRVEEKRRWSEGIHQAVEAKEGLKIQADSVVVAQITYQSLFKLYPKLSGMTGTAKTEEKEFLKMFQVPVIEMPTNLPNIRNDLPIQAFATAQGKWEYVRQEVEYMFRQGRPVLVGTTSVENSEYLSDLLREQNIPHNILNARPKYAAREAEIVAQAGRKYAITISTNMAGRGTDIILGGNPKMLAKEIIEDSLISFLTREAPNVDVDGEAISQKVLSKIKVGPSSLAFLAKTALMAKYVCKNEGKSWTYKEAKSMISESVEMSQSKDLKDLETLVDEQSEMYPLGPTIALAYLSLLKDCEVHCFKEGSEVKNLGGLHVIGTSLHESRRIDNQLRGRAGRQGDPGSTRFMVSLQDEMFQKFNFDTEWAVRLISKITNDEDMPIEGGAIVKQLLALQVNAEKYFFGIRKSLVEFDEVLEVQRKHVYELRQSILTGDDESCSQNIYQYMQAVVDEIVFGNVDALKHPRNWNLGKLLKEFMTISGKLLDDSFTGITEEVLLKSLADSHELNSRNIHDVHLPNLPRPPNAFRGIRKKSSSLKRWLAICSDDMTKNGRYHATTSLLRKYLGDLLIASYLDVIQESGYDDGHVKEVERAVIVKTLDCFWRDHLVNMNRLSSAVNVRSFGHRNPLEEYKIDGCRFFISMLSATRRLTVESLVQYWSSSMESQEIFVS, encoded by the exons ATGGCTGCCCTGCCTTCTCTCCAAAACCCCTATTTCCTATCCCTTAAACCTCTCTCACAACTCTCCACCTCCGTCCTCCCCGACCAAGCCCGCTTCTTTTCTTCGTTTTCTACCTTCTCTTCGTTTTCTACCTTCTCTTCGTTTTCTACCTTCTCTCGGCCTCCACGACGTCGTCTCAGGCTCACAAGCAAACCCATTGCTGCCTCTATTAAG GAAAACTTGGGTCTTATAAGGAAAACTTGGAGTGATGTAACTAGTTTGAACAACTGGGTTGTTCGGGACTACTACCGCCTTGTGAAGTCTGTAAATGCGCTCGAGCCTCAAGTACAGAGTCTCTCTGATGACCAG CTTACTGCTAAAACTGCAGAGTTCCGGCAAAGGCTGGGAAAGGGGGAGACACTTGCTGATATCCAAGCTG AGGCTTTTGCTGTTGTTCGTGAAGCTGCAAAAAGGAAGCTTGGTATGCGTCATTTCGATGTGCAG ATTATTGGTGGGGCGGTGCTTCATGATGGGTCCATTGCAGAAATGAAAACAGGAGAGGGAAAAACGTTGGTTTCCACCTTGGCGGCATATCTTAATGCCCTGACAGGTGAAGGCGTTCATG TGGTAACCGTAAACGATTACCTTGCACAACGAGATGCTGACTGGATGGGTCGTGTTCATCGCTTCTTAGGCCTTACTGTGGGTCTTGTTCAG AGGGGGATGACAGCTGAAGAGAGGAGGTCCAACTATAGCTGTGACATAACATACACTAATAACTCA GAACTTGGTTTTGACTATCTACGAGATAACCTTGCTGGAAACAGTGGACAGCTTGTTATGAAATG GCCAAAGCCATTTCATTTTGcaatagttgatgaagttgacTCAGTTCTTATTGACGAAGGACGAAATCCATTGCTAATTAGTGGGGAG GCTAGTAAAGATGCTGCACGCTATCCTGTGGCTGCTAAAGTGGCAGATTTGCTTGTGCGAGGAATT CATTACAATGTAGAACTTAAAGATAATTCAGCTGAGTTGACTGAAGAAGGAATAGCTCTTGCTGAGATGGCCCTTGAAACAAATGACTTGTGGGATGAAAATGATCCTTGGGCTAG ATTTGTGATGAATGCGTTGAAGGCTAAAGAGTTCTATCGTCAAGGTGTGCAATACATTGTCAGAAATGGGAAGGCTCTCATAATAAATGAG CTGACTGGCAGAGTTGAGGAGAAGAGAAGGTGGTCTGAGGGGATTCATCAGGCTGTGGAAGCTAAAGAAGGCTTGAAGATTCAG GCTGATTCGGTTGTTGTGGCACAAATCACTTATCAATCTTTATTCAAGCTCTACCCAAAACTGTCAGGAATGACTGGAACTGCAAAAACAGAA GAGAAAGAGTTCTTGAAGATGTTTCAAGTGCCAGTCATTGAAATGCCAACAAATCTTCCAAACATTCGTAATGATTTACCAATTCAAGCTTTTGCG ACTGCTCAAGGAAAGTGGGAATATGTTCGACAAGAAGTGGAGTACATGTTCAGACAGGGGCGACCTGTTTTGGTTGGAACTACCAG TGTTGAGAATTCCGAGTACTTGTCTGATCTGCTGAGGGAACAGAATATCCCCCACAATATTCTAAATGCACGGCCTAAG TATGCTGCAAGGGAGGCTGAAATTGTTGCCCAAGCAGGAAGAAAATATGCCATTACCATTTCTACCAATATGGCTGGCAGAGGCACTGACATAATTCTAGGAGGAAATCCAAAA ATGCTTGCAAAAGAGATCATAGAAGACAGTTTAATTTCGTTTCTGACACGAGAAGCTCCAAATGTTGATGTTGATGGAGAGGCAATTTCACAAAAG GTATTGTCCAAGATAAAGGTCGGTCCATCATCATTAGCTTTTCTTGCTAAGACAGCACTAATGG CCAAGTATGTTTGCAAAAATGAAGGCAAGAGCTGGACATATAAGGAGGCAAAATCTATGATATCAGAGTCAGTGGAAATGAGTCAGTCAAAAGATTTGAAAGATTTAGAGACGCTTGTTGATGAACAGTCAGAGATGTACCCTCTTGGCCCTACAATTGCACTTGCTTATCTATCTCTTCTGAAGGATTGCGAGGTACACTGTTTCAAAGAAGGGTCTGAAGTAAAAAATCTTGGGGGTCTTCATGTGATAGGAACATCTTTGCATGAGTCACGGAGAATAGATAACCAG CTTCGTGGAAGAGCTGGAAGGCAAGGTGATCCTGGATCGACACGATTTATGGTGAG CTTGCAGGATGAGATGTTTCAAAAGTTTAATTTTGACACTGAGTGGGCTGTGAGACTTATTTCCAAAATTACAAATGATGAGGATATGCCAATTGAAGGTGGTGCAATTGTTAAACAG CTACTGGCCCTGCAAGTTAATGCAGAGAAGTACTTCTTTGGCATAAGGAAGAGCCTTGTTGAGTTTGATGAAGTATTAGAG GTGCAGAGAAAGCATGTCTATGAACTTAGACAGTCCATTTTAACGGGTGATGATGAAAGTTGTTCCCAGAACATTTACCA GTACATGCAGGCAGTGGTAGATGAAATTGTCTTTGGAAACGTTGATGCACTGAAG CATCCAAGAAATTGGAATTTGGGGAAGCTTTTGAAGGAGTTTATgacaatttctgggaaactaCTGGATG ATTCATTTACAGGCATTACAGAGGAAGTTTTACTAAAATCTCTAGCAGACTCACATGAACTAAACTCTAGAAATATTCATGACGTTCACCTTCCAAACTTGCCAAGACCTCCAAATGCCTTCAGAGGAATCCGCAAGAAGAGCTCTTCATTGAAACGCTGGCTTGCTATATGCTCTGATGATATGACTAA GAATGGACGGTACCATGCTACTACTAGCCTCCTCCGCAAATACCTTGGAGATCTTTTAATTGCTTCATACTTGGATGTTATTCAAGAATCTGGTTATGATGATGGACATGTGAAGGAAGTGGAA AGAGCAGTTATTGTGAAAACCCTTGATTGTTTCTGGAGGGATCATCTCGTAAACATGAACAGGCTTAGCTCAGCG GTAAACGTAAGGAGTTTCGGGCACAGGAATCCTCTTGAAGAATACAAAATTGATGGTTGTCGATTTTTCATATCTATGCTTAGTGCAACACGAAGGTTGACTGTAGAATCTCTTGTGCAATATTGGTCATCCTCAATGGAGTCCCAAGAAATTTTTGTATCATAA
- the LOC114822976 gene encoding protein translocase subunit SECA2, chloroplastic isoform X3, whose protein sequence is MAALPSLQNPYFLSLKPLSQLSTSVLPDQARFFSSFSTFSRPPRRRLRLTSKPIAASIKENLGLIRKTWSDVTSLNNWVVRDYYRLVKSVNALEPQVQSLSDDQLTAKTAEFRQRLGKGETLADIQAEAFAVVREAAKRKLGMRHFDVQIIGGAVLHDGSIAEMKTGEGKTLVSTLAAYLNALTGEGVHVVTVNDYLAQRDADWMGRVHRFLGLTVGLVQRGMTAEERRSNYSCDITYTNNSELGFDYLRDNLAGNSGQLVMKWPKPFHFAIVDEVDSVLIDEGRNPLLISGEASKDAARYPVAAKVADLLVRGIHYNVELKDNSAELTEEGIALAEMALETNDLWDENDPWARFVMNALKAKEFYRQGVQYIVRNGKALIINELTGRVEEKRRWSEGIHQAVEAKEGLKIQADSVVVAQITYQSLFKLYPKLSGMTGTAKTEEKEFLKMFQVPVIEMPTNLPNIRNDLPIQAFATAQGKWEYVRQEVEYMFRQGRPVLVGTTSVENSEYLSDLLREQNIPHNILNARPKYAAREAEIVAQAGRKYAITISTNMAGRGTDIILGGNPKMLAKEIIEDSLISFLTREAPNVDVDGEAISQKVLSKIKVGPSSLAFLAKTALMAKYVCKNEGKSWTYKEAKSMISESVEMSQSKDLKDLETLVDEQSEMYPLGPTIALAYLSLLKDCEVHCFKEGSEVKNLGGLHVIGTSLHESRRIDNQLRGRAGRQGDPGSTRFMVSLQDEMFQKFNFDTEWAVRLISKITNDEDMPIEGGAIVKQLLALQVNAEKYFFGIRKSLVEFDEVLEVQRKHVYELRQSILTGDDESCSQNIYQYMQAVVDEIVFGNVDALKHPRNWNLGKLLKEFMTISGKLLDDSFTGITEEVLLKSLADSHELNSRNIHDVHLPNLPRPPNAFRGIRKKSSSLKRWLAICSDDMTKNGRYHATTSLLRKYLGDLLIASYLDVIQESGYDDGHVKEVERAVIVKTLDCFWRDHLVNMNRLSSAVNVRSFGHRNPLEEYKIDGCRFFISMLSATRRLTVESLVQYWSSSMESQEIFVS, encoded by the exons ATGGCTGCCCTGCCTTCTCTCCAAAACCCCTATTTCCTATCCCTTAAACCTCTCTCACAACTCTCCACCTCCGTCCTCCCCGACCAAGCCCGCTTCTTTTCTTCGTTTTCTAC CTTCTCTCGGCCTCCACGACGTCGTCTCAGGCTCACAAGCAAACCCATTGCTGCCTCTATTAAG GAAAACTTGGGTCTTATAAGGAAAACTTGGAGTGATGTAACTAGTTTGAACAACTGGGTTGTTCGGGACTACTACCGCCTTGTGAAGTCTGTAAATGCGCTCGAGCCTCAAGTACAGAGTCTCTCTGATGACCAG CTTACTGCTAAAACTGCAGAGTTCCGGCAAAGGCTGGGAAAGGGGGAGACACTTGCTGATATCCAAGCTG AGGCTTTTGCTGTTGTTCGTGAAGCTGCAAAAAGGAAGCTTGGTATGCGTCATTTCGATGTGCAG ATTATTGGTGGGGCGGTGCTTCATGATGGGTCCATTGCAGAAATGAAAACAGGAGAGGGAAAAACGTTGGTTTCCACCTTGGCGGCATATCTTAATGCCCTGACAGGTGAAGGCGTTCATG TGGTAACCGTAAACGATTACCTTGCACAACGAGATGCTGACTGGATGGGTCGTGTTCATCGCTTCTTAGGCCTTACTGTGGGTCTTGTTCAG AGGGGGATGACAGCTGAAGAGAGGAGGTCCAACTATAGCTGTGACATAACATACACTAATAACTCA GAACTTGGTTTTGACTATCTACGAGATAACCTTGCTGGAAACAGTGGACAGCTTGTTATGAAATG GCCAAAGCCATTTCATTTTGcaatagttgatgaagttgacTCAGTTCTTATTGACGAAGGACGAAATCCATTGCTAATTAGTGGGGAG GCTAGTAAAGATGCTGCACGCTATCCTGTGGCTGCTAAAGTGGCAGATTTGCTTGTGCGAGGAATT CATTACAATGTAGAACTTAAAGATAATTCAGCTGAGTTGACTGAAGAAGGAATAGCTCTTGCTGAGATGGCCCTTGAAACAAATGACTTGTGGGATGAAAATGATCCTTGGGCTAG ATTTGTGATGAATGCGTTGAAGGCTAAAGAGTTCTATCGTCAAGGTGTGCAATACATTGTCAGAAATGGGAAGGCTCTCATAATAAATGAG CTGACTGGCAGAGTTGAGGAGAAGAGAAGGTGGTCTGAGGGGATTCATCAGGCTGTGGAAGCTAAAGAAGGCTTGAAGATTCAG GCTGATTCGGTTGTTGTGGCACAAATCACTTATCAATCTTTATTCAAGCTCTACCCAAAACTGTCAGGAATGACTGGAACTGCAAAAACAGAA GAGAAAGAGTTCTTGAAGATGTTTCAAGTGCCAGTCATTGAAATGCCAACAAATCTTCCAAACATTCGTAATGATTTACCAATTCAAGCTTTTGCG ACTGCTCAAGGAAAGTGGGAATATGTTCGACAAGAAGTGGAGTACATGTTCAGACAGGGGCGACCTGTTTTGGTTGGAACTACCAG TGTTGAGAATTCCGAGTACTTGTCTGATCTGCTGAGGGAACAGAATATCCCCCACAATATTCTAAATGCACGGCCTAAG TATGCTGCAAGGGAGGCTGAAATTGTTGCCCAAGCAGGAAGAAAATATGCCATTACCATTTCTACCAATATGGCTGGCAGAGGCACTGACATAATTCTAGGAGGAAATCCAAAA ATGCTTGCAAAAGAGATCATAGAAGACAGTTTAATTTCGTTTCTGACACGAGAAGCTCCAAATGTTGATGTTGATGGAGAGGCAATTTCACAAAAG GTATTGTCCAAGATAAAGGTCGGTCCATCATCATTAGCTTTTCTTGCTAAGACAGCACTAATGG CCAAGTATGTTTGCAAAAATGAAGGCAAGAGCTGGACATATAAGGAGGCAAAATCTATGATATCAGAGTCAGTGGAAATGAGTCAGTCAAAAGATTTGAAAGATTTAGAGACGCTTGTTGATGAACAGTCAGAGATGTACCCTCTTGGCCCTACAATTGCACTTGCTTATCTATCTCTTCTGAAGGATTGCGAGGTACACTGTTTCAAAGAAGGGTCTGAAGTAAAAAATCTTGGGGGTCTTCATGTGATAGGAACATCTTTGCATGAGTCACGGAGAATAGATAACCAG CTTCGTGGAAGAGCTGGAAGGCAAGGTGATCCTGGATCGACACGATTTATGGTGAG CTTGCAGGATGAGATGTTTCAAAAGTTTAATTTTGACACTGAGTGGGCTGTGAGACTTATTTCCAAAATTACAAATGATGAGGATATGCCAATTGAAGGTGGTGCAATTGTTAAACAG CTACTGGCCCTGCAAGTTAATGCAGAGAAGTACTTCTTTGGCATAAGGAAGAGCCTTGTTGAGTTTGATGAAGTATTAGAG GTGCAGAGAAAGCATGTCTATGAACTTAGACAGTCCATTTTAACGGGTGATGATGAAAGTTGTTCCCAGAACATTTACCA GTACATGCAGGCAGTGGTAGATGAAATTGTCTTTGGAAACGTTGATGCACTGAAG CATCCAAGAAATTGGAATTTGGGGAAGCTTTTGAAGGAGTTTATgacaatttctgggaaactaCTGGATG ATTCATTTACAGGCATTACAGAGGAAGTTTTACTAAAATCTCTAGCAGACTCACATGAACTAAACTCTAGAAATATTCATGACGTTCACCTTCCAAACTTGCCAAGACCTCCAAATGCCTTCAGAGGAATCCGCAAGAAGAGCTCTTCATTGAAACGCTGGCTTGCTATATGCTCTGATGATATGACTAA GAATGGACGGTACCATGCTACTACTAGCCTCCTCCGCAAATACCTTGGAGATCTTTTAATTGCTTCATACTTGGATGTTATTCAAGAATCTGGTTATGATGATGGACATGTGAAGGAAGTGGAA AGAGCAGTTATTGTGAAAACCCTTGATTGTTTCTGGAGGGATCATCTCGTAAACATGAACAGGCTTAGCTCAGCG GTAAACGTAAGGAGTTTCGGGCACAGGAATCCTCTTGAAGAATACAAAATTGATGGTTGTCGATTTTTCATATCTATGCTTAGTGCAACACGAAGGTTGACTGTAGAATCTCTTGTGCAATATTGGTCATCCTCAATGGAGTCCCAAGAAATTTTTGTATCATAA